GCGTGGAGGTGGCCTTCGTGCTCGACAGCACCGGCTCGATGGGGGATCTGATCGAGGGCGCCAAGCGCAAGATCTGGTCGATCGCCGGCAGCATCGTGGATGCCAACCCGCAGGCCGATATTTCGATGGCGCTGGTCACCTACCGCGACCGCGATGACGAATATGTGGTGAAGACCACGCCGCTGTCCGAAGACGTGCAGGGGCTTTACGGCAAGCTCCTGAAGGTGGAAGCCGATGGCGGGGGTGACACACCAGAGTCTGTCAATGAAGCGCTGGATAAGGCTATCAACAGCCTGCAATGGACATCCGGGCCTGATACCCGCCGCATCGTCTTCCTGGTGGGCGATGCGCCGCCGCATATGGATTACAACGAGACAAAATATCCGGCCATCCTGAAGGAAGCCGCACAGAAAAAGATCATCGTCAATGCGGTCGAGGCCGGTGATGCCGAGGATACGATGCAGGTGTGGAAGGACATCGCCCAGCTGGGTGGCGGGCGCTACATCCCCATCCCGCAGGATGGTGGCGCCGTGGTGATCATCGAGACGCCCTATGATGCCGAGATCCTGCATCTACAGCGTGAGCTGGATGGTTCGGTGGTGCCTTACGGCAGCCAGGCCCAGAAGGCCGAGATCACCGGCAAAATGGGTGAAAAGGCCGCTGCGGCCCCCAGCGTGGCGCTGGATTCCTCCAGCTTCTATGCCAAGCGCAGCAAGAAGGAAGTGGTGACCGGGGCTGGCGATTACGTGGCCGATGCGATGAGCGGCGGCCTTGCGACCTCCACCATGGCGGACAAGGATTTGCCGGATGAGTTGAAAGGCAAGAGCGTTGCCGAGCGCGAGGCGTGGACCAAAGCGAAAGTGGCTGAACGCGGCGCGCTTCAGGACAAGATCGCCGGTCTCGTCGCCAAGCGTGATGCCTTTGTAACTGGTGAAAAGAGCAAGCAGCCCAAAGCCGCCCGCGACAGTTTTGACGCGGTGGTAGAGGACACCCTCAAAACCCAGTTGAACTGAGTTACTTGCGCCGGAAGAATTTGCTCAGATAGACCCGCACGGATTCCCTGACAATCAGGCTGCGGCTTTGTCCTACGGTCTCAGCAAACGGCTTCCGGCGTTTCCCGTCCTCAAGGCCATTTTCGCGCAGCCCGGGATAGACCTGAAGATTGCCCAGGCGACGGCGGTTATAATGCTGCACCGTCCAGCCATCCGTGATGGGGCTGAAGGTGGGGGCATCTGTGCGCCGAAACACGGCCGTGGTGGCCACCACTTCGACGAGTTCAAACATCGCGTCTTCAGCGATGAAATCGGCGAGTTGGCCTACCGTTGGAATGTGAATGTCATCGATGATGAGGATGCCGCCGGTCTTGAGGCGCGGATAGAAATAATAATATTCGAGCTCTGGAAAAGGGAAACCATGCGGCCCGTCGATCAGCACCGCGTCGAGCTTTACATCCTTGCCCGGCCCAGCCGCCCATTGGGGCAGGGTGACCTGGCTGGGGCCAAATATAATATCCAGCGCCTTGGGCTTGGTGTGCTTTGAGCTTTCAAACAGCTCCACGCTGGAACCCTCGTCCTTGCGGTCATCGAGGCAGAACACCGTGTGGCGCTTTGACAAGTTGGAAAACAGGATGGTGGATTTGCCGCAACCGGTTTCGGCCGTGTGCTCCATAGATGCAGGCAGAAGCTTTTCGACACGCTGCAATGTCCAACTGGGGAATGACTGTTTGAAACGGATATTCTTGTCGATGCCGCCATCAATCATCTTCTGGACTATGGACATTTCATTCTCCCCAAGTGCCGTTGCATAGGGGATTTGCAAGGCTTTCCGCAAACGAAAAACCCGGTTCGCGTCATGCGTTCCGGGTCTTCAATTTTCGGGCAGGCCATCGGGAATTTCATGTTCCCTAGGACCTTGCCTTATCCCGCAATTCTATCGGGCGATCTCTTTTGACGAAGGACGCGCCGCTGGTTCCAAAAAGTCTCTCAACTTTTTGGCGCGGCGCTTTATGGGTCTCGTTAGGCGACTGCTGCCATGTCTTCGTCGGCGCCGTGCATGGGTGGTGCACCTTCGCGCAGCACGTAACCCCGGCCCCAGACTGTTTCGATGAAATTTTTGCCCTGTGCGGCATTGGCAAGCTTCTTGCGCAACTTGCAGATAAACACGTCAATGATCTTGAGTTCCGGCTCGTCCATGCCACCGTAAAGGTGATTGAGGAACATTTCCTTGGTGAGCGTGGTGCCCTTGCGGAGCGAGAGCAGCTCCAGCATCTGGTATTCCTTGCCGGTGAGGTGCACGCGCTGGCCGCCGACTTCAACCGTCTTGGTGTCGAGATTGACCTGCAATTCGCCGGTGAGGATGACCGACTGGGCGTGGCCCTTGGAGCGGCGCACCACAGCGTGGATGCGGGCGACCAGTTCGTCCTTGTGGAACGGCTTGGTCATATAGTCGTCGGCGCCGAAGCCCAGACCCTTGACCTTGTCTTCGATGCCGGCGAGGCCCGAGAGAATGAGGATTGGCGTTCCCACTTTGGAGACGCGCAGCGACTTCAGAACTTCATAACCGGACATATCCGGGAGGTTCAAGTCGAGAAGGATGATATCGTAATCGTACAACTTGCCGAGATCGACGCCTTCTTCGCCCAGGTCCGTCGTATAGACGTTGAGACCCTCCGATTTGAGCATCAGCTCAATCGACTGAGCGGTGGCTGTATCGTCCTCGATCAACAAAACCCGCATGTGGTTCCCCTTATCCTAACCCCGGCGCACCGGAATCCCAAACCGATCTTCGGGAGCTGCCTGCTCACGAATGCTTAACTCTGTTCCTTAAGATAGGCTTAGAAAGGTTAACAAAACCTAATCCGAAACCACGTCTTGGTTTACGATGTAACCTCAATAGGTTGTGGCAAGCTTGCGAAAGCACACCAATAGAGGGAAAACCGTGGACGCGGACTGACTTACTGTTTTGTTCACTGCGAGGATTTTTCAGGTTTACCCGCTTTTAAACCTGTTCATTTATCATCTCTGATCGATGAACGACTCTCCATTAGGTAGTTGATTCGGAGAATCGTGAATAGAGTCCATAATGAGATTTTGAAAAAATCGCGTTTGGAGAAGGGCCATTCAAGGCGGGGCGGCGTGCTTACGTGCTGAAAGTGGTTTTTTGAGTTTGTGTTTTGTGTGTTGCGTAAGTGAGTGAGGGTACCATGCGTTCAAGAGACAGCCTTTTGCGGCTGAACCGTTTCCGCGTTGAAGATTGCCGGAGGCAGGTTGCAGATATGGACATGATGATCGGGGACCTGATGCGCAAGCATGACGATCTCGACAATCATGTGAAGTTTGAAGAAACCCGCACTGGTGTTTCCGATCCCAACAATGTGAATTATTCGATGGCCGCGAAAGCTGTACGCAGCCGGCGCGACAACATGCTCAAATCAGTGGCCGAATTGCGCGACCAGCGCGAAGCCTCGTTCGAGCGCCTGAAGGAAGCCGAAGGGGATCTCAGGAAGA
This genomic interval from Aestuariivirga litoralis contains the following:
- the ctrA gene encoding response regulator transcription factor CtrA, whose product is MRVLLIEDDTATAQSIELMLKSEGLNVYTTDLGEEGVDLGKLYDYDIILLDLNLPDMSGYEVLKSLRVSKVGTPILILSGLAGIEDKVKGLGFGADDYMTKPFHKDELVARIHAVVRRSKGHAQSVILTGELQVNLDTKTVEVGGQRVHLTGKEYQMLELLSLRKGTTLTKEMFLNHLYGGMDEPELKIIDVFICKLRKKLANAAQGKNFIETVWGRGYVLREGAPPMHGADEDMAAVA
- a CDS encoding vWA domain-containing protein; the encoded protein is MKTMLKLKMCALPALALGMLATQAQASAGYKRVEVAFVLDSTGSMGDLIEGAKRKIWSIAGSIVDANPQADISMALVTYRDRDDEYVVKTTPLSEDVQGLYGKLLKVEADGGGDTPESVNEALDKAINSLQWTSGPDTRRIVFLVGDAPPHMDYNETKYPAILKEAAQKKIIVNAVEAGDAEDTMQVWKDIAQLGGGRYIPIPQDGGAVVIIETPYDAEILHLQRELDGSVVPYGSQAQKAEITGKMGEKAAAAPSVALDSSSFYAKRSKKEVVTGAGDYVADAMSGGLATSTMADKDLPDELKGKSVAEREAWTKAKVAERGALQDKIAGLVAKRDAFVTGEKSKQPKAARDSFDAVVEDTLKTQLN
- a CDS encoding flagellar export protein FliJ; its protein translation is MMIGDLMRKHDDLDNHVKFEETRTGVSDPNNVNYSMAAKAVRSRRDNMLKSVAELRDQREASFERLKEAEGDLRKIELLVEKDAAAGRGAPVIAAAELAASAHR